ACTCAAGTTTGCCAAGCAGTGaaagtattaataaaattctaaGAGATTTTTTAGATTTCCACCGTCATGGACACAATCAAACTGTGGCACAGTGGGCAGGTGCGATGCCGTGAGATCTCCGTGGGAGCAGCACAGTGGTGGCAAGTGGTGCAGATCCAAATGTTGTTCGTGGGCTGGGTGATGGGTTTTCCGGAGGAAATGCATGCGGGGAACCGGGCATTACACTCCGGGCAAGCAGGTGAGCTAGAAGTATAAtccattaattttaaatatttttcctatCATGACATTTCACCAACCTATCTGGCACTGGCACTCCGCAGGAATAGCAATCCACCCGCTCGCCTGCGGTGTCCTCCGGATCGTATTTGGCGAAGATCCCTGCTGCCAGCTCCTCGTATTTCGCCAGGGTGGCCTCCGGCAGGTGACCCAGTTGCTCCAGCTGCATGAAGGCCTTGGAGCAGGTGCCAAAGGCCCGATCCGCACAGCTGGCCAGGGCCAACAGGCTGTAGATGTGCTCCGGAGGCAGTACGTCCTCGTATTCCCTTAGCCTGACCGCCGTGACCACCGCACTGTGGATGATCCCGAAGCGGAGTTGCCGCTGGGCCAGGAGCATAAAGTGGTAAGCCTCGGCGCAGTGCCAAAGCCTTTCGATGGCAGCCGCGTCCTCCAGGGCAATGGAGTCCAGCAGGGTGTTCCTGCCGCTGGCGTAGTCGATCTCCGGCGTGGCCACCGCCTTCAAGTGCTCCTCCGCCAAGAGAGCTGCCAGGACATAGAGCTTCTTGATCCTCAGCAGGGGAGCCCGCTTCTCCTGCTCGCGCTCGGCCATTTGGGAAAGCAGACGAGCTGCATCCAAGTGACGTCCCGCATTTCGCTGCATCTCGATGGCCTCCTTGAGCCGTCCCTCCTGGAGCAGCTGGGCCGCATGCTTGGCTATCAGCGTTTGCACCTGGGGCAGCTGGAATCTCTGGGCCAGCTCCACCGCCTCGCCCCACTGGCGGAGATTCACGCAGGTGGAGACGGCGGCTTTCTGGTCACCGAAGCGCAGATGAGCTTGGACTGCCTCCGAGCACATGCCCACGGAGGCCAGCATCTCGGCCAGCTTCGGCAGCAGGGGGCTCTTCTCCGGCAGCCGCTCTACGCACTTTTCCAAATCGTCGAACTGCTCCAGATGGTACAGGGCCTCCATATAGCCCTCCAGATAGTGCGACTTCTCGTAGTACTCCCTGGCACTCTCCCAGGAGCGCAGATTGGCAAAGTGGTGGCCAATCTCCCGCCAGGCAACCTCCATCTGCTGGTCGGACACACCCGATCCGCCCATCCTGTACAGCTGCACCACGCGGAACCAATCGCACAGGGTCATGCGCAGCTCTATGGCCAGATCCCTACGATCCGCATCCAGGTAGAGCTTCTCCGCCTCCTCAAACTCCCCGTAGAACGCAGAGATCTCCGCCCTCTGCAGCTCATTGGAGTGGATGGTTCTCAATCTCTTGACCAACTTGATCCCCGGATAGTGGGCACACCGCACAAAGGCGTTCTCCGCCGTCTCCAGTTCCAGTTTCTTCAGAGCAGACTCGGCCAGCAATCTCCAGAGCCTCGGATGTGGGTTGTCCTCGATGAACTGCTTGGCATCCTCTAGACCCACATGCTCCAGGAGGTCATCGGTATCCCGCAGGGACTTTACCCTCAGCTGGATAATATGCGATGAGTTCTGCAGCTCACCCACGCTGATGATGTCATCCAACAGGACACTGGTGATCTCCAGGTCCTCAAAGGTGCAAATGTAGCCGGAGCAGGAGACGGGCTCCTCGGGATCGTTGCCTCGGAAAATGTACATGCGCGTCTTCTCCATCAGCGCCAAGAGCAGCGGGTTGTCCTTGGCCCAACTCACGGCCCAAACGTCCTTCCTCTCCACCCTGCTGAAGTTCAGTTGGGTTTCCCTGTTGTCATCCAGGTCGAGGAGGGTCATCACTCCCATATGATCAATGATGGCAGCTCGACTAAGTTAGAAGTTCATATTATAATACTTTTAAGGGATAAAGAGTGTACCCACGTGGAGTTGCAGTTGATGGCCATCTTGTAGACCTTGGAGTTCATCAGGTGGCGGTTCCTCAGAGCCACATTGGCTATGCTGTACTCATTGATGGCTCCCGATTCCCTGGCCACTAGAAGAAGCTTCTCGGAGAGGGCCAGCGCACAGATGGGATCACTGATGCCACGCTGCGTGGAGTGACCATCACTGCTGCTCAGCATCAGATCCTTGGCCATCTCCACTCCAGTGGGAGTGTCATCGATGTGGAAACGCTTCTCCTTGCGGGTCTTCACATTGTGCAGGCTGGAGGCGCTCTGGAGGCAAAGCACAGTTAAGAGATCTGCATAGAAAGCTTTAACTACCCACCTTGGGCGTATGGTAATGCCAGATGAGGATCTCCTCCTGGGAGGCTATGGCCACATAGCTCGAGTTGATGCCCACAAAGCAGGGTCGGATATCCGTGTACTTGGCTGAAAAAGGTGGGATTGGACTAGAGGAATCTTAAAGCAACCTATAGTACTCACAATCCACAGTGGTCCCAATGGAGTTACACAGCAACAACTGGTAGACCCTGTCATCCGCAGGGTTACTCCGATTCTCCAGGGTACTCAGAGCAATCTCCTTGATATTACTGCTGACACACTCAACCCCCAGGACGCAGTGCTCAGTGCTGGAGGCCAGGCACAGAGTGGGCTCCACCTCTTTGAGGAAACTCTGGTTCGAAACGGTGTTCCAGAAGGTGATCACATTCATGGGCGAGTCCCTGGAACCCGAGCCACTGTTCAGGAACACCACAGTCTTCTCGAAGTAGCACCAGATGTAGTCCGGCCGGATGTTGGCGAAGTAGATGAACGAATCCACGGCCATGGCGATGCGAAGGGATTTACCCTCCCAACTGAGCGAGGTGATGTCGCTGCCCGGAACTTTGAGGGTCCTGTAGATCCTGCCCAGCGGCGAGTAGAAGCACACCTGGTTGGAGTCACGCTGCGAGGGTGGGGTAACCGTGTCCAAAGTGGTGCCACAAATGGCCAGGACAGTGCCATCATGGTTCCACTTGGCGTCCACGTTGCGCATCCCAGTGTCGAAGATTGTGGGAGCTGTAAGGGATTGGCATGGTTATATAATAACATTCGGATTCTGTACAGCCACCCACCATCATCGTTTTCATTCCTCATGATCTGCACCCTTCCGTTCTCGTAGCAGATGGCCAGGACAGGACGTTTCCGACTCTGTGGCACCCTGCCACTGAACCAGCAGATGCTGGCTATGCGATGGCCCCTGGAGGAGGAACCCCCAGTTAAGCTCACGCACTGGATGTGTAGCTTCATCTGGTTTATAGGGACAAGTTAGAATTTACAAATAAGGAACCTTCTTCCTACTTACAGCAAAGTTCCCTTGGTTATCGTACAGATGACACTCCCCGTTGGCCAGGGCAAACAGAATGAGCCGGTTATCCGGACTCCATTGCACTCCAGTCAGGTGTATTCCCTTGAGCTCCTTGCCAAAGATGCGATTGCCGTCCACGGAACCCACTATAATAGCGCCATCCTCATAGACAATGCAGATCCGAGATCCATCCGAGGTCCAGCTCATGCTGGCCACCGTGGACTTCTTCCTGTCGTTGGTCATCTCCTCGTACCAGGATCCCTTGTACAGCATCCACACCATGATCACGCCGTCCGTGTCCGAGGAGGTCAGCTTCTGCTGGGCATCGTTCCAGGTGACCACCCTCACCGACTCCTTGTGGCCATCGAGTGTTTGGTTCATCGACAGATTGGAGACGGCGGCCAGGCCACCTTTATTTTGGCCATTGGGGGAAGCTGAAGATTAAAGATTAGTTTATCAAATATGTTTGTAGTTTTGGTATGATCTTGTTGATAAAGTATGAGTATCTACACTTTTAATAAACGTTTTTCGGAACTGTTTATATCTTGATCTTGatattaatgaaatttttcaTTACGAACTGTTGATAGTACGAAAAGGTAGATTGCAATG
This window of the Drosophila biarmipes strain raj3 chromosome 3L, RU_DBia_V1.1, whole genome shotgun sequence genome carries:
- the LOC108035666 gene encoding WD repeat-containing protein 35: MFVYLSKKIAIPNNVKLNCIAWNKEEGYIAVAGTDGLLKVLKLDQASPNGQNKGGLAAVSNLSMNQTLDGHKESVRVVTWNDAQQKLTSSDTDGVIMVWMLYKGSWYEEMTNDRKKSTVASMSWTSDGSRICIVYEDGAIIVGSVDGNRIFGKELKGIHLTGVQWSPDNRLILFALANGECHLYDNQGNFAMKLHIQCVSLTGGSSSRGHRIASICWFSGRVPQSRKRPVLAICYENGRVQIMRNENDDAPTIFDTGMRNVDAKWNHDGTVLAICGTTLDTVTPPSQRDSNQVCFYSPLGRIYRTLKVPGSDITSLSWEGKSLRIAMAVDSFIYFANIRPDYIWCYFEKTVVFLNSGSGSRDSPMNVITFWNTVSNQSFLKEVEPTLCLASSTEHCVLGVECVSSNIKEIALSTLENRSNPADDRVYQLLLCNSIGTTVDSKYTDIRPCFVGINSSYVAIASQEEILIWHYHTPKSASSLHNVKTRKEKRFHIDDTPTGVEMAKDLMLSSSDGHSTQRGISDPICALALSEKLLLVARESGAINEYSIANVALRNRHLMNSKVYKMAINCNSTRAAIIDHMGVMTLLDLDDNRETQLNFSRVERKDVWAVSWAKDNPLLLALMEKTRMYIFRGNDPEEPVSCSGYICTFEDLEITSVLLDDIISVGELQNSSHIIQLRVKSLRDTDDLLEHVGLEDAKQFIEDNPHPRLWRLLAESALKKLELETAENAFVRCAHYPGIKLVKRLRTIHSNELQRAEISAFYGEFEEAEKLYLDADRRDLAIELRMTLCDWFRVVQLYRMGGSGVSDQQMEVAWREIGHHFANLRSWESAREYYEKSHYLEGYMEALYHLEQFDDLEKCVERLPEKSPLLPKLAEMLASVGMCSEAVQAHLRFGDQKAAVSTCVNLRQWGEAVELAQRFQLPQVQTLIAKHAAQLLQEGRLKEAIEMQRNAGRHLDAARLLSQMAEREQEKRAPLLRIKKLYVLAALLAEEHLKAVATPEIDYASGRNTLLDSIALEDAAAIERLWHCAEAYHFMLLAQRQLRFGIIHSAVVTAVRLREYEDVLPPEHIYSLLALASCADRAFGTCSKAFMQLEQLGHLPEATLAKYEELAAGIFAKYDPEDTAGERVDCYSCGVPVPDSSPACPECNARFPACISSGKPITQPTNNIWICTTCHHCAAPTEISRHRTCPLCHSLIVSMTVEI